The Streptomyces spororaveus genome includes a region encoding these proteins:
- a CDS encoding LLM class flavin-dependent oxidoreductase, translating to MRVGAFVLAAQFPGQGQGEALHRAVRTAEVAEEAGLDSVWLAEHHFVPYGVCPSAVTLAALLLGRTRRLRVGTAVSVLPSTHPVALGEQAALLHMTSGGRFTLGVGRGGPWVDLEVFGGGLESYENGFPEALDLLRRWLTEARVGAAGERYGFREVAVVPRPSESLDGDTAGPEVIVACTSPSSVRMAAERGLPMLLGMHCGDESKAEMVALWRSTALAAGHSREHVAGAGHVSAGVCQIADRTADARETLLKAMPGWLRQGLDAHVTVDGRARAMRDPVAYTELLCDLHPVGTPEVAADRLAATSARTGITRFALLTEGSGDLAATEENVRRLGADVLPRLG from the coding sequence ATGCGCGTAGGAGCGTTTGTACTGGCGGCCCAGTTCCCGGGCCAGGGACAGGGCGAGGCACTGCACCGGGCGGTGCGGACCGCCGAAGTGGCCGAGGAGGCCGGGCTCGACTCGGTCTGGCTCGCCGAGCACCACTTCGTCCCGTACGGGGTCTGCCCGTCGGCGGTGACCCTGGCGGCCCTGCTGCTGGGCCGGACCCGGCGCCTGCGGGTGGGCACGGCGGTGAGCGTGCTGCCGAGCACGCACCCGGTGGCGCTCGGGGAGCAGGCGGCCCTGCTGCACATGACCTCGGGCGGCCGGTTCACCCTCGGGGTGGGCCGCGGCGGGCCGTGGGTCGACCTGGAGGTGTTCGGGGGCGGCCTGGAGAGTTACGAGAACGGCTTCCCGGAGGCCCTGGACCTGCTGCGGCGCTGGCTGACGGAGGCGCGGGTGGGCGCCGCCGGCGAGCGGTACGGATTCCGCGAGGTGGCCGTCGTACCGCGCCCCTCGGAGTCCCTGGACGGGGACACGGCCGGGCCCGAGGTGATCGTGGCCTGCACCTCGCCGTCGTCGGTGCGGATGGCCGCGGAGCGCGGGCTGCCGATGCTCCTCGGCATGCACTGCGGGGACGAGAGCAAGGCCGAGATGGTCGCGCTGTGGCGCAGCACGGCGCTGGCGGCAGGCCACTCGCGCGAGCACGTGGCCGGCGCGGGCCACGTGTCGGCCGGGGTGTGCCAGATCGCGGACCGTACGGCGGACGCGCGCGAGACCCTGCTGAAGGCGATGCCGGGCTGGCTGAGGCAGGGCCTCGACGCGCATGTGACCGTGGACGGCCGGGCCCGCGCGATGCGGGATCCGGTCGCCTACACGGAACTCCTGTGCGACCTGCACCCGGTGGGCACCCCGGAGGTGGCGGCGGACCGGCTGGCGGCCACGTCGGCACGGACGGGCATCACGCGCTTCGCCCTCCTGACGGAGGGCTCCGGTGATCTCGCCGCGACGGAGGAGAACGTACGCCGGCTCGGCGCCGATGTCCTTCCCCGCCTCGGCTGA
- a CDS encoding ABC transporter permease: MTPTTTTAEQPGGYSSPLATPRPHLGHALASEWTKLVSLRSTLWTLGSLVLTVVGIGLLVVRQTADEDFAQINFTTPALIGLLVGQLAVIVLGVLTISSEHGTGLVRTTFTAAPDRYRVLTAKYLVFSMTAFVATTLSVFVVGVTAAVARGGTASGPHAADEWFGALLGCGYVTLLGVLALAIGALVRHSAGGIAVMLGLVTLPPVIGAMLSMWPSVEPVGRLVLRHNVPVAMMQLFGLPEGGDLGPSPSNLSHLALIVLVTGAAVTASYVIVGRRDV, translated from the coding sequence ATGACCCCGACGACCACGACGGCGGAGCAGCCCGGGGGCTACAGCTCCCCCCTGGCCACGCCGCGGCCGCACCTGGGGCACGCCCTGGCCTCGGAGTGGACCAAGCTGGTCTCGCTCCGCTCCACCCTGTGGACGCTGGGCTCGCTCGTGCTGACCGTGGTCGGTATCGGCCTGCTCGTCGTCAGGCAGACCGCGGACGAGGACTTCGCCCAGATCAACTTCACCACGCCCGCCCTGATCGGCCTGCTGGTGGGCCAGCTCGCGGTGATCGTCCTCGGCGTGCTGACCATAAGCTCGGAGCACGGCACGGGGCTGGTGCGGACCACCTTCACGGCCGCCCCGGACCGGTACCGGGTGCTCACCGCGAAGTACCTCGTCTTCAGCATGACGGCCTTCGTCGCCACCACGCTGTCGGTCTTCGTGGTCGGGGTGACCGCTGCGGTCGCCCGCGGCGGCACCGCCTCCGGCCCGCACGCGGCCGACGAGTGGTTCGGGGCGCTGCTCGGCTGCGGCTACGTCACGCTGCTCGGCGTGCTCGCGCTCGCGATCGGCGCGCTGGTGCGGCACTCGGCCGGGGGGATCGCCGTGATGCTGGGCCTGGTCACGCTGCCGCCGGTGATCGGGGCCATGCTCAGCATGTGGCCGTCCGTCGAGCCCGTCGGGCGGCTCGTCCTGCGGCACAACGTGCCGGTGGCGATGATGCAGCTGTTCGGCCTGCCCGAGGGCGGCGACCTCGGCCCGTCGCCGAGCAACCTCTCGCACCTGGCACTGATCGTGCTGGTCACCGGCGCCGCGGTGACCGCCTCGTACGTGATCGTCGGCCGCCGGGACGTGTAG
- a CDS encoding STAS domain-containing protein: MHIRGDHAELAVGGRLDVRSAADARTALHSALDDGQGDLVLDLTGLDSWDATGLGVIMGAHRRAGRTGRRLVLRGVPPQMQRLLVATRLHRILAIEGGLEAESLPRV; the protein is encoded by the coding sequence ATGCACATCAGGGGCGACCACGCCGAACTCGCTGTCGGGGGCCGCCTCGACGTGCGCAGCGCGGCGGACGCCCGTACGGCCCTCCACTCCGCCCTCGACGACGGCCAGGGCGATCTCGTGCTCGACCTCACCGGGCTCGACTCCTGGGACGCCACCGGTCTCGGCGTGATCATGGGAGCGCACCGCCGGGCCGGCCGGACCGGCCGGCGCCTGGTCCTGCGCGGGGTGCCGCCGCAGATGCAGCGGCTGCTCGTCGCGACCCGGCTGCACCGGATCCTCGCGATCGAGGGCGGCCTGGAAGCCGAGTCCCTGCCCCGCGTCTGA
- a CDS encoding ABC transporter permease subunit, which translates to MAFTAVLQSEWTKIRTVASTSWTLALALIVTAGFGALISTAVAAGFNDMSEIERATFDPTLVSFAGMQFGQLAMIVFGVLVVSTEYSTGMIRTSLAAVPARGGFLSGKLTVATALSLLVGLLTSFVSFFLSQAILGGHGTGLGGENVLRAVVGAGVYMALIALFSMGVATMLRSSVASISILIPFFLIVTNLLNAFEATREYGQYLPTAAGSKIMQVVPNAMGSAESPYGPWGGLGIMLLWVAASVLGGYLVLRKRDA; encoded by the coding sequence ATGGCCTTCACCGCCGTCCTCCAGTCCGAGTGGACCAAGATCCGCACGGTCGCCTCCACCAGCTGGACCCTCGCCCTGGCCCTGATCGTCACCGCCGGCTTCGGCGCCCTGATCTCCACCGCGGTCGCGGCGGGCTTCAACGACATGAGCGAGATCGAGCGGGCCACCTTCGACCCCACCCTGGTGAGCTTCGCCGGCATGCAGTTCGGCCAGCTCGCGATGATCGTCTTCGGCGTGCTGGTGGTCAGCACCGAATACAGCACGGGCATGATCCGCACCTCACTGGCCGCCGTACCCGCCCGCGGGGGTTTCCTGTCCGGCAAGCTCACCGTGGCCACGGCGCTGTCCCTGCTGGTCGGACTCCTGACCAGCTTCGTGTCGTTCTTCCTCAGCCAGGCGATCCTGGGCGGCCACGGCACCGGTCTCGGCGGGGAGAACGTCCTGCGCGCGGTGGTCGGCGCCGGCGTGTACATGGCGCTCATCGCCCTGTTCTCCATGGGGGTCGCGACCATGCTGCGCAGCTCGGTCGCCTCGATCAGCATCCTGATCCCGTTCTTCCTGATCGTCACGAACCTCCTCAACGCCTTCGAGGCGACCCGTGAATACGGTCAGTACCTGCCCACCGCGGCCGGGTCGAAGATCATGCAGGTCGTACCGAACGCCATGGGCAGCGCCGAGAGCCCCTACGGTCCGTGGGGCGGGCTCGGGATCATGCTCCTGTGGGTGGCCGCATCGGTACTCGGGGGCTACCTGGTCCTCCGGAAGAGGGACGCCTGA
- the nucS gene encoding endonuclease NucS has product MRLVIARCSVDYAGRLTAHLPSAPRLILVKADGSVSIHADDRAYKPLNWMSPPCTLKEGSGDEANIWTVINKAGEKLIITMEEVLHDSSHELGTDPGLIKDGVEAHLQELLADRIETLGEGYTLIRREYMTAIGPVDILCRDASGATVAVEIKRRGEIDGVEQLTRYLELLNRDPHLAPVRGIFAAQEIKPQAKVLATDRGMDCVVLDYNALRGIEDDKLRLF; this is encoded by the coding sequence ATGCGTCTCGTCATTGCCCGCTGCTCCGTCGACTACGCGGGCCGGCTCACCGCCCATCTGCCCTCGGCACCCCGTCTCATCCTCGTGAAGGCCGACGGCAGTGTCTCGATCCACGCGGACGACCGAGCGTACAAACCGCTCAACTGGATGTCCCCGCCGTGCACCCTCAAAGAGGGGAGCGGCGATGAGGCCAACATCTGGACGGTCATCAACAAGGCGGGCGAGAAGCTCATCATCACCATGGAGGAAGTCCTCCACGACTCCTCCCACGAGCTCGGCACCGACCCGGGGCTCATCAAGGACGGCGTCGAGGCGCACCTCCAGGAACTCCTCGCGGACCGCATCGAAACGCTGGGCGAGGGCTACACGCTGATCCGGCGCGAGTACATGACGGCGATCGGCCCGGTGGACATCCTGTGCCGGGACGCCTCGGGCGCGACGGTGGCCGTGGAGATCAAGCGCCGCGGCGAGATCGACGGTGTCGAGCAGCTGACCCGCTACCTCGAACTCCTCAACCGCGACCCGCACCTGGCCCCCGTCCGGGGCATCTTCGCGGCCCAGGAGATCAAGCCGCAGGCGAAGGTCCTGGCGACGGACCGCGGCATGGACTGCGTGGTCCTGGACTACAACGCGCTGCGCGGCATCGAGGACGACAAGCTCCGCCTGTTCTGA
- a CDS encoding ABC transporter ATP-binding protein: MIEAVGLTKRFGAKTAVDQLSFQVKPGHVTGFLGPNGSGKSTTMRMIVGLDRPTSGHVTINGRPFRELPNAQRHVGALLDAKAVHGGRRARSHLLSIAQLSGIPEKRVDEVLAVVGLQDAARQRTKGFSLGMGQRLGIATALLGDPQVLLFDEPVNGLDPEGILWVRNLMRRLASEGRTVLVSSHLMSEMALTADHLIVIGRGRLLADMGTQDFIAHNSAGFARVRAADTDRDGRETLGKALAKAGGRVLQEPGGALRVTGLELPRISDLAHEAGVRLWELSPHRASLEEAYMRMTQSEVEYTSTDDPRAELWEPEPFALPAWEEEAEATAPEVPQTGFYAPPPPGAGGQPFLMPSKPGELASTARNTTPRTPEDTR, encoded by the coding sequence ATGATCGAGGCAGTCGGCCTGACCAAGCGCTTCGGCGCGAAGACCGCCGTCGACCAGCTGTCCTTCCAGGTCAAGCCGGGTCACGTCACGGGATTCCTGGGGCCAAACGGCTCCGGCAAGTCCACCACCATGCGCATGATCGTGGGCCTGGACCGGCCCACGTCCGGCCACGTCACCATCAACGGCCGGCCCTTCCGGGAGCTGCCGAACGCCCAGCGGCACGTGGGGGCGCTGCTCGACGCCAAGGCCGTGCACGGCGGCCGCCGGGCCCGCTCCCACCTGCTGTCCATCGCCCAGCTCTCCGGGATCCCCGAGAAGCGGGTGGACGAGGTACTGGCCGTGGTCGGCCTCCAGGACGCCGCCCGGCAGCGTACGAAGGGCTTCTCGCTCGGCATGGGCCAGCGGCTCGGCATCGCCACCGCCCTGCTCGGCGACCCGCAGGTGCTCCTGTTCGACGAGCCGGTCAACGGGCTCGACCCCGAGGGCATCCTCTGGGTCCGCAACCTCATGCGCCGCCTCGCCTCCGAGGGCCGCACGGTCCTCGTCTCCTCGCACCTGATGAGCGAGATGGCGCTGACCGCCGACCACCTGATCGTCATCGGCCGGGGGCGGCTGCTGGCCGACATGGGTACCCAGGATTTCATCGCGCACAACTCGGCCGGATTCGCTCGGGTGCGCGCGGCCGACACTGATCGCGATGGCCGGGAGACGCTGGGCAAGGCCCTCGCCAAGGCCGGCGGGCGGGTCCTCCAGGAGCCCGGCGGAGCACTCCGCGTGACGGGGCTGGAGCTGCCGCGGATCTCGGACCTCGCGCACGAGGCAGGCGTACGGCTGTGGGAGCTGTCACCGCACCGGGCCTCGCTGGAGGAGGCGTACATGCGGATGACCCAGTCCGAGGTCGAGTACACCTCCACGGACGACCCGCGGGCCGAGCTGTGGGAGCCGGAGCCGTTCGCCCTGCCCGCCTGGGAGGAGGAGGCGGAGGCCACGGCCCCGGAGGTCCCGCAGACCGGCTTCTACGCTCCCCCGCCGCCCGGGGCGGGCGGGCAGCCCTTCCTGATGCCCAGCAAGCCGGGCGAGCTCGCGAGCACCGCCAGGAACACCACCCCGCGCACCCCCGAGGACACCCGATGA
- a CDS encoding ATP-binding protein, whose protein sequence is MDRTQGQGEQNEQPTGGPAAPTAAKAPVAARTPAAAGPARVVSLTAGEFSLTVNPVDGSEIEPLRPGTEPARPAKRDAAARAARAAAARPPVLPGPAVTARPLLEREEERERLVRLLGRGRSVRLTGPSGSGRSVLLDAVADRCEGLAPDGVVRLCGYGHQQPGELLHALYATVYEAERQRPGRAELLARVREIGAVVLLDDLEMGGPALDELMRATPECAYLLAATPDTRAPSDDSHIEEVFLAGLGKADCLELLEAGVGRPLTDEETAWAGDLRFASEGLPLRFVQAAALLRQRDELNHSDEDDEEEEPGVFEERPRDAVHVPLPTLAEGAAPAELLASRVSESARAALRIACALGGELPHHAHLPALVGDTHADTAVAELLACGLLTPVGTRYRLASGVARQLEEVGYGETVSEEARTAARHYAWWTGHASVVPERVAAEADAVLAALAGADVVAAVLLARTAAAAFAASLHWEAWERVLRSGAEAARKAGEVAEQAYFHHELGVLALCEDRLDRARAELETSIGLKGALADKRGTVAGRRALALVVDRETAGAAGSPPLRLEAPAALAAAPEAETAALPAAPAASTPLAASAPRAASAPRAVTATPGAPATPPAGEASEAATTRVPPVAAVGPVSAEAVTRMTPVVPVTARTAAPTTLSEVFEDAFPLNPKPATPTGPLPAAAPAPARRRRRTVLLAGAGALTVVALGTVVSLAMSSPDETAPPPTQAPAVSTTSTATDPATTGVTSGNDPAPEPPVSAPPAQTPEPGQSVAPTPGRSPARTPSRRPSSTPPAHSTPPTTTSASPTPTGTDTSPSPSESVVPSPTTTTATQSGTAVSPATDR, encoded by the coding sequence ATGGACCGTACACAGGGGCAGGGCGAGCAGAACGAGCAGCCCACGGGCGGTCCCGCGGCGCCCACCGCGGCCAAGGCACCCGTGGCGGCCAGGACACCCGCGGCGGCCGGGCCCGCGCGGGTCGTCAGCCTGACCGCGGGCGAGTTCAGCCTCACCGTCAACCCCGTCGACGGCAGCGAGATCGAACCGCTGCGCCCCGGCACCGAGCCGGCCCGCCCCGCCAAGCGCGACGCCGCCGCCCGCGCGGCCCGCGCCGCCGCGGCCCGGCCGCCCGTACTGCCGGGCCCCGCCGTCACCGCCCGCCCCCTGCTGGAGCGCGAGGAGGAACGCGAGCGGCTCGTCCGGCTGCTGGGCCGGGGCCGTTCCGTACGGCTGACCGGGCCCTCCGGATCCGGCCGCAGCGTGCTGCTCGACGCGGTCGCCGACCGGTGCGAGGGCCTCGCGCCCGACGGCGTCGTGCGGCTCTGCGGCTACGGGCACCAGCAGCCCGGGGAACTGCTCCACGCCCTCTACGCGACCGTGTACGAGGCCGAGCGGCAGCGGCCCGGACGGGCCGAGCTCCTGGCCCGCGTACGGGAGATAGGCGCCGTCGTCCTCCTGGACGACCTGGAGATGGGCGGGCCCGCCCTCGACGAGCTGATGCGCGCCACCCCCGAATGCGCCTACCTGCTGGCCGCGACCCCCGACACCAGGGCCCCCTCCGACGACTCGCACATCGAGGAGGTCTTCCTCGCCGGACTGGGCAAGGCCGACTGCCTCGAACTCCTGGAAGCGGGCGTCGGACGGCCGCTGACGGACGAGGAGACCGCCTGGGCGGGCGACCTGCGCTTCGCCTCCGAGGGGCTGCCCCTGCGCTTCGTACAGGCCGCCGCACTGCTGCGGCAGCGCGACGAGCTCAACCACAGCGACGAGGACGACGAGGAGGAGGAGCCCGGCGTCTTCGAGGAGCGCCCGCGCGACGCCGTGCACGTACCGCTGCCGACCCTCGCCGAGGGCGCCGCCCCGGCGGAGCTGCTGGCCTCGCGGGTCAGCGAGTCGGCGCGCGCGGCCCTGCGGATCGCGTGCGCGCTGGGCGGTGAACTGCCGCACCACGCGCACCTGCCCGCGCTGGTGGGGGACACCCACGCCGACACCGCGGTGGCGGAGCTGCTCGCCTGCGGGCTGCTGACGCCCGTCGGGACGCGGTACCGGCTGGCGTCGGGCGTCGCACGGCAGCTGGAGGAGGTCGGCTACGGGGAGACCGTGTCGGAGGAGGCCCGTACGGCCGCCCGGCACTACGCCTGGTGGACGGGGCACGCCTCGGTGGTTCCGGAGCGGGTCGCGGCGGAGGCGGACGCGGTGCTCGCGGCGCTGGCCGGCGCGGACGTGGTCGCGGCGGTGCTGCTGGCCCGCACGGCGGCTGCGGCCTTCGCGGCCTCGCTGCACTGGGAGGCCTGGGAGCGGGTGCTGCGCTCGGGAGCGGAGGCCGCGCGTAAGGCCGGGGAGGTCGCCGAGCAGGCGTACTTCCACCACGAGCTCGGTGTACTGGCCCTGTGCGAGGACCGCCTGGACCGGGCGCGGGCCGAACTGGAGACCTCGATCGGGCTGAAGGGCGCCCTGGCGGACAAGCGGGGCACGGTCGCGGGGCGGCGGGCACTGGCACTGGTCGTCGACCGGGAGACGGCGGGGGCGGCCGGATCGCCGCCGCTGCGCCTGGAGGCACCGGCCGCCCTGGCGGCCGCCCCGGAGGCCGAGACGGCGGCCCTCCCGGCCGCACCGGCCGCCTCCACCCCCCTGGCTGCCTCCGCCCCCCGGGCCGCCTCCGCCCCCCGGGCCGTCACGGCCACCCCGGGCGCTCCGGCCACCCCGCCCGCAGGGGAGGCCTCCGAGGCAGCCACCACCCGTGTGCCCCCGGTGGCCGCGGTGGGTCCGGTCTCCGCCGAGGCGGTGACCCGGATGACCCCGGTCGTACCGGTCACCGCCCGCACGGCGGCACCCACGACGCTGTCCGAGGTCTTCGAGGACGCCTTCCCGCTGAACCCGAAGCCCGCCACGCCCACGGGGCCCCTTCCCGCCGCCGCACCGGCTCCGGCCCGCCGCCGCCGCCGGACCGTGCTGCTGGCCGGCGCGGGCGCGCTGACCGTGGTGGCGCTGGGCACGGTGGTGAGCCTGGCGATGAGCTCCCCGGACGAGACCGCGCCGCCGCCGACGCAGGCACCGGCGGTGTCCACCACCTCCACGGCGACGGACCCGGCCACGACCGGGGTGACCAGCGGGAACGATCCTGCACCGGAGCCGCCCGTATCGGCCCCGCCGGCACAGACCCCGGAGCCCGGGCAGAGCGTCGCCCCGACCCCGGGCCGCAGCCCCGCCCGGACCCCGTCGCGCCGCCCGTCCTCGACGCCGCCGGCCCACTCGACGCCGCCGACGACCACGTCCGCCTCGCCCACGCCGACCGGCACCGACACCTCGCCCTCGCCGTCGGAGAGCGTCGTGCCGTCGCCGACGACGACCACCGCCACCCAGTCGGGTACGGCCGTCTCACCGGCCACGGACCGGTGA
- a CDS encoding 3-hydroxyacyl-CoA dehydrogenase family protein, translating into MAGKLAVIGAGLMGSGIAQVSAQAGWDVVLRDVTEAALTRGTDGIKASYDKFVSKGRLTAEDAEAALARITTTTDLDAVADVDIVVEAAFEKIEIKHEIFRALDKIVREDAILASNTSAIPITKIAAVTERPERVVGAHFFSPVPMMQLCELVRGYKTSDETLATTRAFAESVGKTCIVVNRDVAGFVTTRLISALVVEAAKLYESGVASAEDIDIACKLGFGHAMGPLATADLTGVDILLHATSNIYTESQDEKFAPPELMRRMVDAGDIGRKSGQGFYKH; encoded by the coding sequence GTGGCTGGGAAGCTCGCCGTCATCGGTGCCGGACTCATGGGTTCCGGAATCGCGCAGGTCTCCGCTCAGGCGGGTTGGGACGTCGTACTCCGCGATGTCACCGAGGCCGCGCTGACCCGCGGTACGGACGGGATCAAGGCCTCTTACGACAAGTTCGTCTCCAAGGGCAGGCTGACGGCCGAGGACGCCGAGGCGGCGCTCGCGCGCATCACCACCACCACGGACCTCGACGCGGTCGCCGACGTCGACATCGTGGTCGAGGCGGCCTTCGAGAAGATCGAGATCAAGCACGAGATCTTCCGCGCCCTGGACAAGATCGTCCGTGAGGACGCGATCCTCGCCTCCAACACCTCCGCCATCCCGATCACGAAGATCGCGGCCGTGACGGAGCGTCCGGAGCGCGTCGTCGGCGCCCACTTCTTCTCGCCCGTCCCGATGATGCAGCTGTGCGAGCTCGTGCGCGGCTACAAGACGAGCGACGAAACCCTCGCCACCACCCGGGCGTTCGCCGAGTCCGTCGGCAAGACCTGCATCGTCGTCAACCGCGACGTCGCCGGCTTCGTGACGACCCGTCTGATCTCCGCGCTGGTCGTCGAGGCGGCCAAGCTGTACGAATCGGGCGTGGCCTCCGCCGAGGACATCGACATCGCCTGCAAGCTCGGCTTCGGGCACGCGATGGGCCCCCTGGCCACCGCCGACCTCACGGGCGTCGACATCCTGCTGCACGCCACCAGCAACATCTACACCGAGTCCCAGGACGAGAAGTTCGCCCCGCCGGAGCTCATGCGCCGGATGGTGGACGCCGGGGACATCGGCCGCAAGAGCGGCCAGGGCTTCTACAAGCACTGA
- a CDS encoding SCO5389 family protein, whose amino-acid sequence MSLDVSPALLEQAERGEVDEAAFVDCVRTSLPFAWEMISSLVAQLKVDGGEFADNQTPPPDEQARGQLLRALASDAIRGALQRHFGVRLAFQNCHRVAVFPLDPSVDDRLAKFTSIRGQLLNQSPELRDC is encoded by the coding sequence ATGTCGCTCGACGTCTCACCGGCCCTACTCGAACAGGCCGAGCGAGGCGAGGTCGACGAAGCCGCTTTCGTCGACTGCGTCCGGACCTCCCTGCCCTTCGCCTGGGAGATGATCAGCTCGCTGGTGGCTCAGCTGAAGGTGGACGGCGGAGAGTTCGCCGACAACCAGACGCCGCCGCCGGACGAGCAGGCGCGAGGGCAGCTGCTGCGCGCTCTCGCGAGTGACGCGATACGCGGTGCGCTGCAGCGGCACTTCGGAGTGCGCCTGGCATTCCAGAACTGTCACCGGGTGGCGGTGTTCCCGCTGGATCCCTCGGTGGACGACCGGCTGGCCAAGTTCACTTCGATCCGTGGTCAGCTGCTCAACCAGTCGCCGGAGCTGCGGGACTGCTAG
- a CDS encoding ABC transporter ATP-binding protein translates to MIELEGLTKRFGTTTAVDHLSFQVRPGVVTGFLGPNGAGKSTTMRMMLDLDNPTSGTVRVYGKHYRDLAEPLKHVGALLDAKAMHGGRSAYNNLLCLAQSNRIPRQRVDEVLDLVGLTAVAKKKSKGFSLGMSQRLGIASALLGDPEILMFDEPVNGLDPEGILWIRNLMKGLAAEGRTIFVSSHLMSEMALTADHLVVIGRGKLLADLPMADFIQQNSRSYVRLRSPQQERLKDILHEAGINAVSVPATGTLEIDDMSAEQLGELAAQHQIVLHELSPQRASLEEAFMRMTADSVQYHAHAPGMAADNPARPADVPAWGAGFEATRKGGE, encoded by the coding sequence ATGATCGAGCTTGAGGGCCTTACCAAACGATTCGGTACGACGACCGCCGTGGACCACCTCAGCTTCCAGGTCCGACCGGGAGTCGTGACCGGCTTCCTGGGCCCGAACGGCGCGGGCAAGTCCACGACGATGCGCATGATGCTCGACCTCGACAACCCGACCAGCGGCACGGTCCGGGTGTACGGGAAGCACTACCGCGACCTGGCGGAGCCTCTGAAGCACGTCGGGGCGCTGCTGGACGCGAAGGCCATGCACGGTGGCCGGAGTGCGTACAACAACCTTCTCTGCCTGGCCCAGTCGAACCGCATCCCGCGGCAGCGGGTCGACGAGGTGCTGGATCTGGTCGGTCTGACCGCCGTGGCGAAGAAGAAGTCCAAAGGATTTTCGCTCGGAATGAGCCAACGGCTGGGAATCGCCTCCGCATTGCTGGGCGATCCGGAAATCCTGATGTTCGACGAACCGGTCAACGGCCTGGATCCGGAAGGAATTCTCTGGATCCGCAATCTGATGAAGGGCCTCGCGGCGGAGGGGAGGACGATCTTCGTCTCGTCCCATCTGATGAGCGAAATGGCACTGACCGCAGATCATCTGGTCGTCATCGGACGGGGAAAGCTGCTGGCAGACCTGCCGATGGCCGATTTCATCCAGCAGAACTCGCGCAGCTACGTGCGGCTGCGCTCCCCGCAGCAGGAGCGGCTGAAGGACATCCTGCACGAGGCCGGGATCAACGCCGTGAGCGTTCCGGCCACCGGGACCCTGGAGATCGACGACATGAGCGCGGAACAGCTCGGCGAGCTGGCCGCCCAGCACCAGATCGTGCTGCACGAACTCAGCCCGCAACGGGCTTCACTGGAGGAAGCGTTCATGCGCATGACGGCGGACTCGGTCCAGTACCACGCCCACGCACCGGGCATGGCCGCCGACAACCCGGCCCGGCCGGCCGACGTCCCCGCCTGGGGCGCCGGCTTCGAGGCGACCCGCAAGGGCGGTGAGTGA
- a CDS encoding cellulose-binding protein has protein sequence MSDTSSPFGFELVRRGYDRGQVDDRITKLVSDRDSALGRINSLEKRIEELHLETQNAQAQVNDAEPSYAGLGARVEKILRLAEEEAKDLREEARRAAEQHRELAESAAQQVRNDAESFAADRKSKAEDEGVRIVEKAKGDASTLRAEAQKDAASKREEADALFEETRAKAAQAAADFETNLAKRREQSERDLASRQAKAEKRLAEIEHRAEQLRLEAEKLRTDAERRARQTVETAQRQAEDIVADANAKADRIRSESERELAALTNRRDSINAQLTNVREMLATLTGAAVAAANPIVDDEPVTRGVPAQQSR, from the coding sequence ATGAGCGACACTTCCTCCCCCTTCGGCTTCGAGCTCGTGCGGCGTGGTTACGACCGTGGTCAGGTGGACGACCGCATTACCAAGCTGGTCTCCGACCGCGACAGCGCCCTTGGACGTATCAACTCTCTGGAAAAGCGGATCGAGGAGTTGCACCTCGAAACGCAGAACGCCCAGGCCCAGGTGAACGACGCCGAGCCGTCGTACGCCGGCCTCGGCGCCCGGGTCGAGAAGATCCTGCGGCTGGCCGAGGAGGAGGCGAAGGACCTGCGCGAGGAGGCCCGTCGCGCGGCCGAGCAGCACCGTGAGCTCGCCGAGTCGGCCGCCCAGCAGGTGCGCAACGACGCCGAGTCGTTCGCCGCCGACCGGAAGTCGAAGGCGGAGGACGAGGGCGTCCGCATTGTCGAGAAGGCCAAGGGTGACGCCTCCACCCTGCGCGCCGAGGCCCAGAAGGACGCGGCCTCCAAGCGCGAGGAGGCCGACGCCCTCTTCGAGGAGACCCGCGCGAAGGCCGCTCAGGCCGCCGCGGACTTCGAGACCAACCTGGCCAAGCGCCGTGAGCAGTCCGAGCGCGACCTGGCCTCCCGTCAGGCCAAGGCCGAGAAGCGCCTCGCGGAGATCGAGCACCGCGCCGAGCAGCTGCGCCTGGAGGCCGAGAAGCTGCGTACGGACGCGGAGCGCCGGGCGCGTCAGACCGTGGAGACCGCGCAGCGCCAGGCCGAGGACATCGTGGCCGACGCCAACGCCAAGGCGGACCGCATCCGCAGCGAGTCCGAGCGCGAGCTGGCGGCGCTCACCAACCGCCGCGACTCGATCAACGCGCAGCTGACCAACGTCCGCGAGATGCTGGCGACGCTCACCGGTGCGGCCGTCGCTGCGGCCAACCCGATCGTGGACGACGAGCCCGTCACCCGCGGCGTCCCGGCGCAGCAGAGCCGCTGA